Below is a window of Gemmatimonadota bacterium DNA.
CCGCTGGATGGTGCGACGCGGCCAGTGGACCACGATCCCCGTGCCGAACCACGCCCCGACGCCGCCGGCCAGCACCATGCTGATGATGGTCGGCTTGTCGATCAGGCCGCCGAGCAGGATGATGAAGATCACGCACTCGAGGAGCGTCGGAATGGCATGCCCGACGTTCATCGTGCCCGGGATGTTCTCGTCATCGACGATCCGGAAGAGGCGGAGCACGGCGGTCGTGGTCGCAAACGACCCGATGCCGAGCGTGTCCAGGAAGTCGGTGGCGAAGCCAAGGCCGAGGAGAGCGGGCCACGAGCGTGCGCCGGTGGTGGGGGCTGGTGCGGTCATCACGACTCCGGAGGGGGATTGGCTGGAACGATCGGCCGGCGAGGAGTATGTCGCCGGGGTGGGGCGAAGTCCAGCGACCGCGCCGGGAGACGCGGTCGGTCAGGCGAGGACGGCGTCAGCTGCCGACGAGCGCGGGCTTCCGCCGGTCCGACGGAATGGCCGGGTAGATCGGTTGGTACATCCGGTCGGCCACCCACGACTCGATGTCGTCGGGGACTTCGACCGTCGCCAACCCTTCCTCGAGGGCCACGCGCACGACAGCCGACGCGATGGCGACGGAGGTGGTGCGAATCGTCTCGAGCGCAGGAAAGAGCGCGCCCTGCGAGAGGTCGTGCGGACTGACCGTGGCCGCGAGTGCCCGGGCGGCCGCGAGGAACATCCCGTCGCTCACCGCGGTGGCCTGCGTGGCCACGACACCCAACCCCAGACCCGGGAAGATGTAGACATTGTTGGCCTGTCGTGGGACAAAGTCCTGCCCGTCAAGCGAAACCGGCGCCGCCGGGGAGCCGCTCGCAAAGAGCGCACGCCCCCCGGTCCACCGATACGCCTCTTCCGAGGTGCACTCCGCCTTCGACGTCGGATTCGACAGCGCAAAGATGATCGGCCGCGCCGTCACCTCGGCCATCGCCGTGATCACCGGCTCCGAGAACGCGCGTGACTGCGCCGCCACGCCGATCAGTGCCGTCGGCCTGAGGGTGCGGACCGCCGCCTCGAGTGTGGCAATCGTGGGGTGGTCGTGCGCGAACGGCAGCTTGTGCGGCTGGAGGTCGCTGCGGGACGACTCCACCAGCCCCTTCGAGTCGAGGAACCAGCAGCGCCGCCTCGCCTCGGCCTCGGGCAGCCCGTCCTCCATCATCGCCTTCACGATCAATTCACCGATCCCGGTGGCGGCCGCGCCGGCGCCGTAGAAGAGCACCTGCTGGTCGCGAAGCGCCCCGCCGAGCGCACGACACGCCGAGTAGAGGCCCGCGAGCGTGACGGCCGCCGTCCCCTGGATGTCGTCATTGAAGGAACGGATGCGATTGCGGTGGGCCGCAAGCAGGCGGAAGGCGTTGTCGGTGGCGAAATCCTCCCACTGGAGCAGCGCGCTCGGGAAGACCTCGCGGACCGCGTCGACGAACTCTTCCGCGAGCTCGGCATAGGCCGCGCCGCGCAGTCGCGGCTCGGCGATGCCCGGGTAGAAGGTCGATTCGCGCAGCGCGACGTTGTCGGTGCCGACATCGAACATCACCGGGAGGCAACGGGTCGGATCGATCCCGGCACAGGCCGTGTACAGCGCCAGTTTGCCGAGCGGGATGCCCATCCCCTGCGCGCCAAGATCGCCGAGGCCGAGGATCCGTTCGCCATCGGTCACGACCAGCACGTCGACATCGCGGACGGGCCAGTTCGCCAGGACTTCGCGGACCCGGCCACGATCCCGGGCGGTAATGTAGAGACCGCGCGGTCGGCCGAAGATCTCGCCGAAGTGTTCGCAGGCCTCTCCGACGGTGGGGGTATAGACGATCGGCATCAATTCGCTGATGTGGTCGATCAGCGCGCGGTAGTACACCGTCTGGTTGCGATCCATGAGCCGCGCCAGCGTGATGTACTTGCCGAGCGGCGTCGCGGTGCGGCGCAGGTTGAGCAGCGTCCGCTGGACCTGCTCCTCGAGCGTGAAGACGCGCGCCGGCAGCAGGCCGTGGAGGCCGTAGGCGTCGCGTTCCTCCAGCGTAAAGGCGCTACCGCGGTTCAGGTGCGGATTGCGGAGCAGGTCGTAACCACGAGGTGCAGAAAGCGGGGACATCAGGACTCCAGGCCGGGGGTCAATCCGCAACCGCCACCCGCTGCATGTCGCGGGTCACTGTGCGGAGGGCTCCCAGCATCACCACACCACCGATCAACGCAACCGTCGGGAGCAACAGCACGGCGCGATCCAGGCCAAAACGATCCGAAAGCGCTCCGATGAGCGGCAGCGCAATGGCGTCACCCGCCAGATGGATGAACAGAAGATAGGCGCCGATCACCGTGGCGCCGATTCGGGCCGGCACGACATCGAAAATGACGGCGGCCATCGGTCCGTTGTACCAGGAGAGGCAGAAAAAGGCGACTACAAAGATCGGAATAAAGGTGTCGAGGTCACGGACCGTCATCAGCCAGATCGCGAGGGGGCCGCCAATCACCAGCCCGAGCGAGACGGTGATCACTCGTGCCCGGTTGGTGAACTTCGACAGGTACTCCGCGATGAAGCCGCCCGCCAACGCCCCGAGCGTGCCGGAGAGAAGGCCCCACTTGCCGAGGAGGGCCGCCCCTTCCGCCGAAGTCAGCGTGAAGGTCCGGGTCATGTAGGTCGGTCCCCAGCCTACGATGCCGTTCATCCCGAAGGAGATCGCCGCGCCCGCGAGGAAGACGTAGACCAGCGTCGGGGTCGCCAGCACCAGCCGGCCGGCATGGACGAGGTCGTCGACCGCGCTCTCGAGCTCGGGCGTGAAGGGCGTCTCCTCGCGGCGATCGCTGCGCACGAGCCGGACCCAGCGGTAGATCGTCAGGGCCAGGCCCACGGCGACGGCGCCGGCGAGCACGGCGGCATCGGCCTTCGAGTCGGCGCCGTACCGGATGGTGAGGATCCACGCCGCGATGAGCCCCGCGGTGGTCAGCACGATCAGCGCGAGGAATTGCCGAATGAAGCCGCGCACCCCGATCTCCAGTTCCGCCATGAAGGAACGGAAGGTCATCGGCGTTTCGGTGCGTGTCGGGTCGACGAGCCGCGTTACCAGCACCGCGCAGAGGAAGCCGGGCAGCCCCACCGCCATGAAGGCGACGCGCCAGCCGTAGATGCTCTCGAGCCAGCCGCCGAGCAGCAGGCCGAGCACCCCGCCGACGGGGATGCCCGCCGAGAGGATCGCCATGGCGACCGGCCGCTTCTTGCCGGGGAAATAGTCGGCGACCATCGACGACGACGCCGGCCCGAATGCGGCCTCGCCGATTCCGACCGCCGCTCGGCAGATGAACAGCTGCCAGAAGGAGCGCACCAATCCGCCGAGGGCGGTGAAGGCGCTCCAGATCGCGACGCCACCGGCGATGACCGTCTTGCGGCTGCGCAGGTCGCTGAGCACGCCGAGGGGGAGCGCGGCAATCGAGAAGACCAGGATGTAGGCCGAGCCGAGCCAGCCAAGCTGGGTGTCGGTCAGCATCAGGTCGCGCTTGATCGGCTCGAACAACGCGAAGATCACGTTGCGATCGAGGTAGTTGAGCAGGTTGACCACGGCCAACAGGGCGAGCGCCGCCCAGGAGTTGGAACGGCGCGTCGCGATGGCCCGTTCCTCGGTGTTCAGAACTCCACCGCCGTGATGCCCAGGCGGTCGCGTGCGTCCATGATCGTCTTGACCACCACCTGCGGGTCGTCGGTGACCGTGAAGAGGCGAAGTTCCGGGGTCGAGATGTAGCCGTCGTCCACCATCCGCTGGTGGATCCAGTCCACCATCCCGCGCCAGTACTCCGTGCCGAAGAGCACCACCGGGAAGTCGGTGACCTTGCCCGTCTGGATGAGCGTGAGGGACTCGAACAGCTCGTCGAGCGTGCCGAAGCCGCCCGGGAAGACGACGAAGCCGATCGCATACTTGACGAACATCGTCTTGCGCACGAAGAAGAACTTGAAGTCGAGCGACGACGTCAGGTACGGATTGACCCGCTGCTCGTGCGGCAGCTCGATGTTGCAGCCGATCGAGATGCCCTCCGCCTCGAAGGCGCCCTTGTTGGCGGCCTCCATGATGCCGGGCCCGCCGCCGGTGATCACCGGGACGCCGGCCTTGGCGAAGAGTCGCGCGGTCTCCTCGGCAGCGAGGTACATCGGATGGTCGGGCTTGGTGCGCGCCGAGCCGAAGATCGAGACGCCGCCCGCGACCGACTGCAGGTTCTCGAAGCCCCAGACGAACTCGCCGAGGATGCGCAGCACCCGCCACGAGTCGGACGAGCGGCGGATCTTGAGCGTCTCCTCGTCGAGCGGAATGTTGAGGAGGTTCTCGTCCTGCGTCGGCTTGCGCGGAGTCTTGAGGTCGTGCGCCTGCTCGGGATGGCTCGTCGCCTTGCTCTCAGACATTCCGGAACGCCTCCAGCATCGCGCGATGGTCATCGGCGACGTTGTAGAAGTACGGGGAGACGCGGACATGGCCCGGCCGCGCATCCACGATGAAGCCCGCATCCGCCAGCCGTGCCACATCGCGCCGCGGGTCATTGCTGGGCAGCATGACGATCGCGCTGCGCCATGCGGGGGTGGCCGCGACCTTCGGCGTGAGTCCCATCGCGCGCGCCGCGTCGATCAGGTCCTCGGTGAGCGCGGAGGTCACCGTGCGGATCGTCTCGGCGCCGGCCGCCTCGAGCACGTCGAGCCCGCCCAGCTGCGTCACCACTGGCAGCAATGGCGGCGTCCCCGCTTCGAAGCGGCGGGCATCGTCGTGCGGCGTGAAGTGGCGCGGGTCGAAGGCGAACTGATCACGGTGCGCAAACCAGCCGCTGGCCAGAGGCGCGAGCTCGTGGGTCGTCTCGGCGCGCGCGTAGAGGAACGTGATCCCGGTGCCGCCCAGCATCCACTTGAGTCCGCCCGAGGCGTAGAAGTCGACACCGGCCGCGTGCACGTCGACCGGCAGCTGCCCGACGCCGTGATACCCATCGATGAACGACAGCGCACCGTGACGGGAAGCGATCTCGCCGATGGCGGCGATATCCTGGATCGCGCCGGTGGTGAAGTAGACGTGCGAAGTGATCACCATCGCGGTCTGGTCGTTGACCGCCGCCTCGAACGCCTCCAGTGGCACCGAGATGCCATCGGGACTCTCCAGGATCACCAGGTCGACGTCCCGCGGCAGCCACTGATAGGGCACTGTCGGGAAGTCGAGGGCGGTGGTCACCACGCGCCGCCTGGTGCTGGTGTCGAGCGCCGAAGCGACCACGCCGAGAATGCTCGACATCGAAGGGTGCAGGGCGATTTCGCTGGCGCTGGCACCGATCAGCGCGCCGAGGCGGCTGCGCAACTCGGCGAGGTCGCCCCACCAGGTCTCGTACCAGTTGGCGGCACCGCGGAGTTCCCACTGGTCGAGATGCGCGTCAATCCGCCGGCGCGAGGCGCGCGAGAGCGCCCCGAGCGAGCAGGAATTGAGGTAGGTGGTCCGCTCGAGAATGGGGAATTCGGAGCGCCAGCTCACCAGGGGGTGCGGGAGGGGGGCGGCCATGGTCATTGGCCTGCAATATAGGCCCCTCGGGTCGATCTCCGACCCGCCGCGCCGGTATATTCCGGGCATGGCCGAGCCTCACGCCCCCGACCCCCGGTATCGCGGTTCCTGGTCCGCGCTGTTCGGGGCGCTGACCCTCCGGGCGCTGGCCTCGCCGCGTACCGCCGTCGACCTGCTGCGCACCGGCTGGGCCTTCCGGCGCCGCGATTGGTGGCGGCAAGCTCCCTTCCTGCCCGTCCCCGATGGGACCTATCTCCGCTGGCGGATGTACACCGCCTATGGAGACGAGTCGGCAGTGCCCCCGGCGGAAGACGTCGTTCGCTTCGCTCGCTGGCGGCGGGAGACGATGGGCTGCTGATGCCTGACCGCACCGCGCGTCCGCATGTCGTCGTGATCGGCGGCGGCTTCGCCGGGCTGTACCTGGCCCGGGGGCTCGCGCGCGCCGAGGTGCAGGTGACGCTGGTCGACCGGCGGAATCACCACCTCTTCCAGCCGATGCTCTATCAGGTCGCGGCGGCGGCGCTCTCGCCCAAGGACATTGCCGCCCCGATCCGCTCGATCCTCCGCAACCAGGCGAACGTCGAGGTGTTGCTCGCCGAGGTGACGCGCGTGGACGCCGACGCGCGCCTGGTCCACCTCGACGTCGGGACGCAACTGGCGTACGACTACTGCGTGGTGGCCACGGGCGCGCGCCACTCCTACTTCGGCCACACCGAGTGGGAGCGCTTTGCCCCGGGACTCAAGAGCGTCGAGGACGCACTCGACATCCGCCGGCGGATCCTGATCGCGTTCGAGCGCGCTGAGCGCGAGCCCGATCCCGCCAAGCGGCACCAGTACCTGACCTTCGTCGTGATCGGTGGTGGGCCGACCGGCGTCGAGATGGCGGGGGCGATCGCCGAGATTCGCCGCTTTGCACTCTCGCGCGACTTCCGGCACATCGATCCGCGTGAGGCCACCGTGATGTTGGTGGAGGGCGGGCCGCGCCTGCTGCCCTCTTATCCCCCCGCGCTCTCGGCGCGCGCCAAGGCCGACCTCCGGGCACTTGGCGTCGAAGTGCGCGAGAACACCCTGGTCACCGGCATCACCGCGGCGTCGGTCGAGGCCGCCGGCTGGGTGATTCCGACGACCACCGTGGTCTGGGCTGCCGGCAATCAGGCCTCGCCGCTGCTCAAGACGCTCGGCGCCCCGCTCGACAGCCAGGGTCGCGCCCTGGTCGAGCCCGACTGCACGGTACCCGGCCACCCGGAACTCTTCGTGCTGGGGGATGCCGCCGCGTTCCTGCACCAGAGCGGGCGGAGTGGCCCGCTCCCCGGCGTCTGTCCGGTGGCGATGCAGATGGGGCAGTACGCCGCGTCCGCGATCAGGAATGACCTCGCCGGCAAGGCACGCGTCCCGTTCTCGTATTGGGACAAGGGACAGCTGGCGGTGATCGGTCGCGGCCACGCCGTCGCCGATCTCGGCAAGCTCACCTTCGCCGGCGTGACGGCGTGGATGGTGTGGGCCTTCGTGCACATTTTCTTCCTCGTCTCGTTCCGCAACCGGGTGATGGTGCTGCTGGAATGGATGTGGTCGTACGTGCGCTATGCGCCTGGTGCCCGCCTCATCACCGGCGAAACGGCGGAATACGCCGCGCGAGTACCGGGGCGTCGGTGACGCCTCCCACGCTTGCCGAGGTGCAGGTCGAGGCGGCGCGTCTCGGCTTCGTCGCGTGCGGCGTGGCGTCGCTGGAGCCGAGCCGCCGCGCCGATGCGCTCGATGCGTGGCTTGCCAGCGGCCGTGCCGGCACCATGCGCTATCTCCATCGGCAGGCGAAGAAGCGGAAGCAGCCGGCGCTGGTTCACCCCGAGGCGCGCAGCGCGGTGATGGTGCTCGACAACTACGCCGCGGCCTCCGACGAACAGCCGCAGCCGGGCGATGCCTTCAAGGTGGCGTCCTACGCGCGCGGCACCGACTATCACCTGGTGACGCTCGGCCGCTTGCTGGCGCTGAAGGAGTGGCTGATCAGTCGCGGGGCCAGCTTCACCAGTGCGTGGGTCGATGACGGACCGGTCCCCGAGCGTGAACTGGCCGAACGCGCCGGCCTCGGCTGGATCGGCAAGAACGCCATGCTCATCAACCCGCGCCTTGGCTCGTGGACCTTCATCGGCTCGGTCTTCACCGATCTGGTCATTCCCGCGGACGCTGCGGTCGACACCGATCGCTGTGGCAGCTGCACCCGCTGCCTCGATGCCTGTCCCACCGAGGCGATCGTGGCCCCGCGCGTCCTCGACGCCACACGCTGCCTCTCGTACCTGAGCATCGAGTACAAGCCCGATCCGCCCCCCGAGCTCGATGGACGGTGGGCGGAGTGGGCCTTCGGCTGCGACATCTGCAACAGCGTCTGCCCCTGGAACGAGAAGTTTGCGGAGCCGACGACGATTGCCGACTTCCGCCGCCGCCCGCACCCCGACCGTCGTGATCCCGCTGCGTTCGACACCCTCGACGACGCGGAATTCACCCGGCGCTACGCCGATTCACCCCTGGCGCGTCCCGGTCTGGTCCGGATGCGCCGCAACGTGCGGCACGCCACGGCGGGCCGCCAGGATGCCGAGTCATGACCGTCACGCTCCACTCCATCGCGATCTTCGTCCACGACATCGACAAGGCGCTGAAGTTCTACAACCACCAATTGGGGCTCCCGGTCGGGAAGCAGGGCTCCTTCGGCTTCGAGTTGCTCGAGCACGCGCCGCACGTCGGCGTGCATCCGGCACAGCATCCCGATGCCAAGGCGATGGTGGGGCGTCACACCGGGATCACCTTCGAGGTCGATGATCTCCTCGCGCTGTCGTCGAAGCTGCTCGCGGAGGGGGTGACCTTCCTTGCGGAGCCGGCGCAGCAGGGCTTCGGGATGATGGCGATGGTGAAGGACCCCGATGGCAACGTGATGGCGCTGTGGGAAGACAACGTCTCGCAGGTCGTGGCCGAGGGGCCACCCGCATGAGCGTGGCGCGCGAGTTTGCCTCCGACAACACCGCCCCGGCGCATCCTGCCGTCCTCGAGGCGATGGCCGCGGCCAACCACGGCCCGGCCCACGCCTACGGCGCCGATGCATGGACGGCGAAGGCGGTGGCATGGTTCCGCGACCAGTTCGGCGGTGACACCGCGGTCTTTCCGGTCTGGAATGGCACCGGCGCGAACGTCGTCTCGCTGCGCGCGCTGACCCGGCCGTACCACGCGGTGCTCTGCACCCAGCATTCGCATATCCAGGTGGATGAGTGCGGCGCGCCGGAACTGCACACGGGCTGCAAGCTGGTCGACTTGCCCTCGGCCGATGCGCGGATCACGCCGGCGCAGTTGCGGGCCGCAGTGCGCGGCATCGGCAACGAGCACGCCGTGCAGCCGCACGTGCTCTCGCTGACGCAGACCACCGAGTACGGCACCGCGTACTCGGTGGCGCACCTCACGGAGCTGTGTGGCGTGGCGCACGAGCTGGGGCTGCGGGTGCACATGGACGGCGCGCGGATCGCCAACGCCGCCGCCACCCTTGGCGTGCCGATGCGCGCCTTCACGCGGGACGCGGGCGTCGATGTCCTCTCCTTTGGCGCGACGAAGAACGGTGGCATCAACGCCGAGGCGGTGCTGGTCTTCGATCCGGCGCTGGCGGCCGAATTGCCCTTTCTGCGCAAGCAGTCCGCGCAACTGGCGTCGAAGATGCGCTTCCAGTCGGCACAGTTCCTGGCCTTGGCCGAGGGCGAGGTGTGGCTGGAGAACGCGCGGCACGCCAACGCGATGGCGGGACGGCTCGAGGCGGGGCTTCGCGGAATCGCGGGCGTCACCATCACCCAGCCGGTCGAGGCGAACGCGGTCTTCGCGGTGCTGCCGACCGCCGTGACGACGGCGCTGCAGGAGCGCTTCCACTTCTATGTCTGGAACGAGACCAGCGGCGAAGTGCGCCTGATGGCGAGCTGGGCGACGCAGCCGGAGAACGTGGATGAATTCGTGACTGCGATCGCAGCGGCGATGCTCGACCATCGATCATCGACCATCGATCATCGATGATCGATGGTGGTGCCCCTTGCGGGGTGCGTGACGGCTGTTTATATCAACGTTGATGCAAACGACTTCGCGCGCCGATGCGCTCCGGCTGGTTCGGGCCCTGGTGACCGTCCTCGACCGCTCCGCGCGCGAGGTCGAGGCCACCACGGGGATCACCAACGCCCAACTCTTCG
It encodes the following:
- a CDS encoding NAD-dependent malic enzyme — its product is MSPLSAPRGYDLLRNPHLNRGSAFTLEERDAYGLHGLLPARVFTLEEQVQRTLLNLRRTATPLGKYITLARLMDRNQTVYYRALIDHISELMPIVYTPTVGEACEHFGEIFGRPRGLYITARDRGRVREVLANWPVRDVDVLVVTDGERILGLGDLGAQGMGIPLGKLALYTACAGIDPTRCLPVMFDVGTDNVALRESTFYPGIAEPRLRGAAYAELAEEFVDAVREVFPSALLQWEDFATDNAFRLLAAHRNRIRSFNDDIQGTAAVTLAGLYSACRALGGALRDQQVLFYGAGAAATGIGELIVKAMMEDGLPEAEARRRCWFLDSKGLVESSRSDLQPHKLPFAHDHPTIATLEAAVRTLRPTALIGVAAQSRAFSEPVITAMAEVTARPIIFALSNPTSKAECTSEEAYRWTGGRALFASGSPAAPVSLDGQDFVPRQANNVYIFPGLGLGVVATQATAVSDGMFLAAARALAATVSPHDLSQGALFPALETIRTTSVAIASAVVRVALEEGLATVEVPDDIESWVADRMYQPIYPAIPSDRRKPALVGS
- a CDS encoding MFS transporter — translated: MVNLLNYLDRNVIFALFEPIKRDLMLTDTQLGWLGSAYILVFSIAALPLGVLSDLRSRKTVIAGGVAIWSAFTALGGLVRSFWQLFICRAAVGIGEAAFGPASSSMVADYFPGKKRPVAMAILSAGIPVGGVLGLLLGGWLESIYGWRVAFMAVGLPGFLCAVLVTRLVDPTRTETPMTFRSFMAELEIGVRGFIRQFLALIVLTTAGLIAAWILTIRYGADSKADAAVLAGAVAVGLALTIYRWVRLVRSDRREETPFTPELESAVDDLVHAGRLVLATPTLVYVFLAGAAISFGMNGIVGWGPTYMTRTFTLTSAEGAALLGKWGLLSGTLGALAGGFIAEYLSKFTNRARVITVSLGLVIGGPLAIWLMTVRDLDTFIPIFVVAFFCLSWYNGPMAAVIFDVVPARIGATVIGAYLLFIHLAGDAIALPLIGALSDRFGLDRAVLLLPTVALIGGVVMLGALRTVTRDMQRVAVAD
- a CDS encoding TIGR00730 family Rossman fold protein, which encodes MSESKATSHPEQAHDLKTPRKPTQDENLLNIPLDEETLKIRRSSDSWRVLRILGEFVWGFENLQSVAGGVSIFGSARTKPDHPMYLAAEETARLFAKAGVPVITGGGPGIMEAANKGAFEAEGISIGCNIELPHEQRVNPYLTSSLDFKFFFVRKTMFVKYAIGFVVFPGGFGTLDELFESLTLIQTGKVTDFPVVLFGTEYWRGMVDWIHQRMVDDGYISTPELRLFTVTDDPQVVVKTIMDARDRLGITAVEF
- a CDS encoding aminotransferase class V-fold PLP-dependent enzyme, which encodes MAAPLPHPLVSWRSEFPILERTTYLNSCSLGALSRASRRRIDAHLDQWELRGAANWYETWWGDLAELRSRLGALIGASASEIALHPSMSSILGVVASALDTSTRRRVVTTALDFPTVPYQWLPRDVDLVILESPDGISVPLEAFEAAVNDQTAMVITSHVYFTTGAIQDIAAIGEIASRHGALSFIDGYHGVGQLPVDVHAAGVDFYASGGLKWMLGGTGITFLYARAETTHELAPLASGWFAHRDQFAFDPRHFTPHDDARRFEAGTPPLLPVVTQLGGLDVLEAAGAETIRTVTSALTEDLIDAARAMGLTPKVAATPAWRSAIVMLPSNDPRRDVARLADAGFIVDARPGHVRVSPYFYNVADDHRAMLEAFRNV
- a CDS encoding NAD(P)/FAD-dependent oxidoreductase; the protein is MPDRTARPHVVVIGGGFAGLYLARGLARAEVQVTLVDRRNHHLFQPMLYQVAAAALSPKDIAAPIRSILRNQANVEVLLAEVTRVDADARLVHLDVGTQLAYDYCVVATGARHSYFGHTEWERFAPGLKSVEDALDIRRRILIAFERAEREPDPAKRHQYLTFVVIGGGPTGVEMAGAIAEIRRFALSRDFRHIDPREATVMLVEGGPRLLPSYPPALSARAKADLRALGVEVRENTLVTGITAASVEAAGWVIPTTTVVWAAGNQASPLLKTLGAPLDSQGRALVEPDCTVPGHPELFVLGDAAAFLHQSGRSGPLPGVCPVAMQMGQYAASAIRNDLAGKARVPFSYWDKGQLAVIGRGHAVADLGKLTFAGVTAWMVWAFVHIFFLVSFRNRVMVLLEWMWSYVRYAPGARLITGETAEYAARVPGRR
- the queG gene encoding tRNA epoxyqueuosine(34) reductase QueG, encoding MTPPTLAEVQVEAARLGFVACGVASLEPSRRADALDAWLASGRAGTMRYLHRQAKKRKQPALVHPEARSAVMVLDNYAAASDEQPQPGDAFKVASYARGTDYHLVTLGRLLALKEWLISRGASFTSAWVDDGPVPERELAERAGLGWIGKNAMLINPRLGSWTFIGSVFTDLVIPADAAVDTDRCGSCTRCLDACPTEAIVAPRVLDATRCLSYLSIEYKPDPPPELDGRWAEWAFGCDICNSVCPWNEKFAEPTTIADFRRRPHPDRRDPAAFDTLDDAEFTRRYADSPLARPGLVRMRRNVRHATAGRQDAES
- a CDS encoding VOC family protein, producing the protein MTVTLHSIAIFVHDIDKALKFYNHQLGLPVGKQGSFGFELLEHAPHVGVHPAQHPDAKAMVGRHTGITFEVDDLLALSSKLLAEGVTFLAEPAQQGFGMMAMVKDPDGNVMALWEDNVSQVVAEGPPA
- a CDS encoding low specificity L-threonine aldolase, producing the protein MSVAREFASDNTAPAHPAVLEAMAAANHGPAHAYGADAWTAKAVAWFRDQFGGDTAVFPVWNGTGANVVSLRALTRPYHAVLCTQHSHIQVDECGAPELHTGCKLVDLPSADARITPAQLRAAVRGIGNEHAVQPHVLSLTQTTEYGTAYSVAHLTELCGVAHELGLRVHMDGARIANAAATLGVPMRAFTRDAGVDVLSFGATKNGGINAEAVLVFDPALAAELPFLRKQSAQLASKMRFQSAQFLALAEGEVWLENARHANAMAGRLEAGLRGIAGVTITQPVEANAVFAVLPTAVTTALQERFHFYVWNETSGEVRLMASWATQPENVDEFVTAIAAAMLDHRSSTIDHR